DNA sequence from the Bubalus bubalis isolate 160015118507 breed Murrah chromosome 24, NDDB_SH_1, whole genome shotgun sequence genome:
GGTGCCTCTGAAAGATTGGAAGCAAGGATAGAGTATGATCAGATGCAATTTCTAGGGAGACTGTGCTGATGGTGGAATATAACATGGAGTGGGACAGgagactggaggcagggaggttGAGGGAGGCTATGGCCTTAATCCCACCATGACAAAATGCGGGCTTGATGGGGTTTCCATCTCCAAgggatggagaaaagaaaatgaattcaaacCCAGATCAGTCTTAGATCTAGACGTGGCCCAGTGCCTGGCTTAAGGCCGGTCTTCACATTCTGGTTGAAAGAATGACGCTGTCCttccctggctgtgtgacctcaggcaagctaCCGTCCCTCTCTGAGCTTTGGcttcctcatcttaaaaaaaaggaTGGAATCACGTCTGCCCTCATCTGGCTGGCATTCATTCTAAATGAGACCCCCCATGGAGTCAGCACTGGACACAGCACCAAGACGCCCTGCAGGCGCCCAAGGCCAAGGAGCCCCCTCTCCTGTCCCCGGCCCCCACCTGAAACGGGTGACACAGCTGAGTCCCACGAGGCTCCCCAGTCCGGAGGCGTCGACGCCAGTGCTGCGGAGGTCCAGGGAAAAGTCTTGGCCCGCAGCCTCCAGGGCGCTGCCCAGCACGTGGGTGTCGGGAGGCGTGAGCCGCGTGCCCAGGaaggagaggtgggcagggagcCCCTGCAGCACGTGCTGCCAGAGCCCGGGGTCCAGCGCCTCGTGGGCACAGTGCAGCAGCTCCAGCAGCCGCCCCGCCTGCAGCGTCCCGGGCTGCAGACGCTTCAGGTACCTCGTGAGCACCTTCTGCTTCCTGTCCGCCGACGTGGCTGCCGCCGGGCCTGCCAGGGCCCCCAGGCAGCCGGCGCGAGGCTGGAAGACCAGTCCCACCAAGAAGCGCGGCACGCCCTCCAGCCAGTTGTCATAGGGCCGCTTCTTCCTCGGGGTCAAGGCCAGATACTGCGGCAGCTCCTTGTCCTTGATTTCGCCGCTCAGAGCCAGCCACACGGCCCCCAGGAAGCACTGCAGGAGGAAGCTGGAAAAGGCCAGCTCCGTCTCCGGGGCCCCCGGGGTGGGCCGCAACCAGCCTTGGGCCGCAGCCCAGGCCCTCGCCTCTGCCGACAGTAAACAGCCCGCCTTCAGGGCCCTCTGGTGCGCACGGCCCAGCTCCCAGGCCAGCCTGGCCAATTCCGCCAGGGCCCCCGGGGGTCCGTCGCGAGCTGCTGGGCCTAGCAGGCCCACGTAGAGGCCCGTGAGCGTGGAGGGCAGCTGGGCTCCATCGCTCCGCTGCAGGAGGGCCTCTGCGAGCTGGCACACGGCCCGGCACACGGTGGGGCTGTGGCTATGGCTCAGGAGGAACGGCTGGGCCTGCAGGAGCGCCAGGGCCCTCTCTTGGTGCTCAGCGGTCCCCTCCAACTCAAAGTAACGCCTCACGTAGGCCTCAGCCTGCTGGACCGAGAAGCCGGCCACCTCAAACAGGGCGTCCACCTTGCTCAGGCTCTGGGCCAGGCGGCCCCGGGGCCAGGCCGTGAGCAGCAGGGTGCAGCCCCGCAGCAGCTTGCGCTGGAGGAGGCCCCCCAGCAGCCCCCGGAGGGAGCGGGGCTCTGCCGACCCGGGGCCCCCTGCGCTGTGCAGGGAGCCATCGTGGGCTTCCAGGTCCTCGAAGCCATCCAGGATGAGCAGGATGCGGTTGGGCCTCCTCGCGATGTAACTGAGGACTTCATCGTCCACTGGCAACGGCTGCGGGCCCAGGGAGGACAGCAGATCCTGCAGGCGGTAGGAGGTCCCCGGACGGTCCAAACGATGGCAGGGGACACAGAAGACAAAGTCGTACTGTGGCAGCTGGCCGTGGGCCCAGGCCCGGCTCACGGCCCGTGCCCAGTGACTCTTCCCGTGTCCCGCTTTGCCCAGCACAGCGATCACCCGCGTCTCTCGGGGCTGCTGGCAGTCGCTGGCAGCCAGCAGCACCTCGGCCAGACCCCCTCGGGCCGGCTGCCGCTCTGCCCAGTCCAGGGTGGCCAGCTCTCTCTCCTGGCTCTTCCCGCTGCTCTTCTCCAGCCTCACCCTCACCAGGTCCGTCTCCACCAGGGTGCCTTCCGGGCTGGTGGGCTGGGCCTGGTACTTGTCCCGTAGTGACTGGTAGAACTGCTCCACGCTCTCTGCGCAGGTCAAAGGGtatatggggtggggggagaggaggaTGCTCGTGGCAGGACTGGCCACTGTGAGGCCAGCCCGGCCCCCGTCACtagcttcttcatccattcatctcagCCTTCCCTAAGCACGTTCTTGATTAGTGGCCTCACTCAGTTATCCAgacactcattcattccttcttacACCCAGTCATACCCTCATCTCACTTGATTATCTATCCACTCCATTCACTCGCTAGCCttcattgttttttaactttttattttatattggggtatagccgatcaACGATATTGCGGTAGTTTCAGATGCCCAGCAAAACAACTCAGCCAGACAtgtacatggatccattctcccccagactcccctcctaTTGAGGttgtcacataacattgagcaagaCCCTGTGCCagacagcaggaccttgttgctAACATTCTTCTATTTGCTCACCGTAGGGAGGCCATGGCGGGAGGGGTGTTAAGAGCTAAGATAGTAGAATCCATGAATCTGGTTCAACTTTTTATTGTTCTCTTGAGCATGTGAGGTATCCcctatgcttcagtttcctcacctgtaaaacggGGATCATACTGGGGTCGTTAGCGACTTGACTACATCTCATGTGCCTGTAAGTGTGTCTGGGACAGAGTCCGACTCAGCCGTCTGGCCATTCTGTAAGTTGCCCTTTCATTTCTACCCTCTCACACGCATCACCCATTCTTGCCTTCATCCACTCTCTGTCACCCACCCTTCCCTCCTGCATTCTCCCAGCTTTGCAAACAAGAAAATGCTGACACATAGCATGGGCTCACAGGGGACAGGTCCTCAGTAAACCTTTCTCTAAGTGTAGGTGTAACTGGTGGAATGAATGATGGGATGATGGTGGGACCAAATGAGCacccaaatgaatgaatgaatgagctaaCAAGTAAGGGACCCTGAAACCACTCACCAGGCCACTTGGGAAGTTTGCTGGAGGCCCCGCCAGCTGCTGGGCATTTGCTGGgggacatctcatcctctggaggGGAAGAAGCTGGTGTTAGAGTTAGGGTGAGGGGCACCCCGGGgacctccctccctctgggtcatcagtCCCTTGAGTATGCCAAGGGCAGAGCTGACATGGGCTGAGTGTCCCCAGGTGGTGACCTGAGGCTGTATCCTACTCAAAGATGTCTTTCTTTGGCCagctgtacttttaaaattttcaccagTGTTTCAGAAATCACAATATGTATGCTAAAATCAAGATCTCCAGGTTCTGCCGGCAATTCAGATCAGGCTGCACTGGGCCTGTTTTCCTGCCATGTAACAAGCTGCTGAGATTGGACATGGATTCTCCTGTTGTCCCCCTCGCCCACCCTCCCTTGCACCCACCTCCCAGGACACCCTGTCCTGTTTTGTACAAACACAACTTGCCAGTCCCTGCAGGCAGCTCTGTGGGTGGATCTTGTTGTCTCAGGCCACTCCTTCCCCAGAACCTTTAGTTCTGTTTCCGGTAACTCTCAGAGGTCCAGCTGATTCTTACCTGTCAGGCCTGCACGGGAGGTCAGGGCCGGTTCGGGCATGCTGGGGAGGTCAGCGGCAGATGGGGCAAAGGGGCTGGCGGAGCCAGGCCGGTCTGGGGACTTGGGAAGGCTCTGGACAGCAGGCCCGCTGGAGGGGGGTGTTTGGCTGGCTGGGGGCATCTCACCTACAGGAGAGGGGAAAGGAGTATAGAATCAGCTAGGAGCCCACTTGGGTCACCCCTTCCTCAAATAAGGCTGTGGGGCAGGGGGGCTGGGGAAAAGGGATGGAAACTTCCCAAGGAAGTCATTTCAGGATGGAGTTGAGGAAAGAACTCTGGAATTACAGCTAGCTCCTAGAGCcttggttttcccatctgtgaaatggaaacaaTCATCTCATAGGGAGCTTAAGGGCAAATGCTACTAGGCACTTTCCCACTATGTGGTCAGAGCTCATTTTCCTCGATACCTCTTGCTCCTGGAGCACCAGTTCATTATACAAAAACTGGCGAGCAACTTTCAGAGGAAGTTCTTGAATCGAACGGAAGCATCTCCTACGTGCATTCTCTCTCCCTGAGAGCCCAACGCATCCCTTCCCTTGGACAATCTACAACCCTTCAATGGGGCAGGTCAGCAGGGACCACTTTGCTGACCTGGAAACAAGGCAGTTCAGAGAAAGCTGTACAAGCATGCATACTGAACTGTTCACAACGGCATACTAAAAGAGTGAGCGAGAGACTCAGAACTCTTGTGAGTATCTCTTATTGTTGTTTGGCTTGTTAATTAGCATGCAATGATGtcgtgattttaaaatataataaagtttttttttttttttaaagaaggcttAGTGGGGGAAAGTGACCCAAAAAAGGCCACTTAGCCATTTTGTGGGTGGTGGGTCCACTCGGACCATGTTGGGGAGCTTTGCTCCTCTGCTTTGATTTTTGGGAAATGGGGACAGAGAAGGGTGTTCTGGGGAAGGAAGATCATGAGAAGGTGCTAGGCTACACCTGTCAAATAcctgggtgggagtgggggaggggggtatGGGATACAGGAGCAATCAGGTCACAGGCAGAGGAGGCGAGGAGCCCAGGTTCACACACTCACTTTGGTAGATGAGTATACTGGAGACCCCCGTCCCAGTCCCTGAGATCGGCCAGAGCCCCTGAGGCAGAGTGGGGAGAGTGGGGATAATCTGAATGGGTCCCGCAGGAAGACTCAGGCAGCTCAACAAGGAACTGGAAGGAGGCGCtacaagagacagagaaggtGATTTTGGATTCTccattaaaatcttaaaaatatatatatatatatacatatttcaattatcgagaaaaattattattattattatcggCAGCAccacacacagcatgtgggatcttagttcccagatccctggtccagggatcagccccgcccccctgcattggaagtgcagagtcttaaccactggaccatcagggaagtcccttcactaACATCTGAGTTAATatctagtgggaaaaaaaagtgaaagtgttagtcgctcagtcacgactctttgtgaccccatggactgtagcccgccaggctcctctgtccatggaattctccaggcaagaatcctggagtgggttgccattccctctctggcgaacccgggtctcctgcattgcaggcagattctttaccgtctgagtcaccagggaagccccagtgaataTCTGACTCCCTTACAAAGGGCTCGGGTCTACGAGACAGCCGCAGCCGTGTCGGCCTGCCCTTGGCGGTACTGCTGGCACCCAGCAAAGCAGCTGTCGCAGACAGGGTGCTCAGCTGATAACTGATGAACACACAGGGCTGGTGGGTGAATTCCCTGATTGGAGGGGATTCCCAGGGATGCGTTTCCTCCCAGGCATATTCTCCAGCACAGACTGAGTGGATGGGGACCTGAGGACCAGATTGGCTGGGACAGACGTGGAGGAGACACTGGCAAAGAGAGGAATTCCATCCCTGCTGCCATAGCCACTCCTGGGGCACTTCCAGGGAACGGGGAAGCCCACCCTCTTGGAGCCCCTAACATACCCGCGTCCTTCAGCCGGGTCTGGCTGGATGCTGGCTCCGTGTTGAACAGAGCAGGAGGTGGCGGGCAGGGCTGAACCAAGGAGTCGCTCACTGGCCCCACCAGGAAAGTGCCAGTCACCACAGGCATGGTGAGGGGCTCGGCTGTGAGGAAGGGGGGCGTGTTAGAGGCTGGGTGAGATCTGGGCGGGGGGTGGTGTCTGGAGGGGCCTtcttgggggtggaggagggcagggtggaTCTCTCTGCTGGCAGTGGAAGGAAACACCTGTCCTCAGGCCTGGGTGAAGCTGGTTTCATTTCAGCAACTGCTCTGTGCTAGGcagtccccagccccagcctcctctTTATGGCTGGGTCCTGAGTGCTTCCTACCATGGAAACCTAGGGGCGGGCAGGCCTGTTAGCCCAGGCCCCTGTCACCCTCTCTACAGCCAgtcactgagcccccagggacccTAAGAGACCCCAACACTGCCCATCAGTCTGAGGCAGAATTTTATCTCCTTTGTTTAATTGCGAGTCCTTGGAGGGTGGACACTTGCCTCCCTCCATCAGACTGGAAGCTCTGTGAAGACAGAGACTATTTCTCCATCATCTTCGTGGGCAGGATCCCTAACTTCTCCATCAGATTAGAGTTTGCTGAGGGCAGAGACCAGGCTTCCTCCATCAGACTCGGAGGCTTTCATTCCTCAATCTGTTTCCCACAGAGAGGCTGGTTACCCCAGCTTTGCTAAAACAACCAagtgagaggggaggagaagggaggggaggagaaggggaggggagaggaagggagaggagaggaaggctggggagaggaaggcgggggagaggaagggaggggaggggaggaagcatCTGGTTGGTGGCGGGGCTGGGGAATGGTGAGCTGGAGGAAGAGGCTCACTGAGGCATGGGGCCTGTAAGGAGGGCGGGAGGGCACAGGGTAACCAGCCAATCCAAGGTGACTATACTCTGCAAGGAGACATGTGACCTGCAGGCGCAGTGGAActaggtggtgggggaggggggtgggggtctCAGCTCTGACTCGGAGTTAGGAGGAGGGAAGCATCATTGGCGGGGCTTCATAGGAGGAGCGGAATCTCCCAGCAGTCCTTGAATTTCAGAGCAATGGGCTATGGAATTATGACCTCGGTTTGAATCCCAGCCTCGCCTCTCACTTGCTGTGTGATCTCGGACAAGCggcttcacctctctgaacccCGACTTTCAAATGCCAGTTTCCGTGTGAACCTGAAGGGGCCCCCGCTttcctgcccacctgccctgctCACCTAGCTTCCGGTGCTTCAGATCCACAGGCAGCTCCTCTGGGAAGGCTGCAGAGAGAACCCCACGGTCATCAGCCCCAGGGCAGGGGTGTTCCAAGGCCGGAGGGGCTCCGGACCTCAGCAGGCCTTGCCTTAAGTGACTGGGAAGTGGCCTTGCGGTCcctttccctcccctgcccccaaccatTTCTGCCCCGACTCATCTGCTTGAGCCGGAACCCCATCTTGAAACAGCCGGGGCAATGAAGCACAGGGAGAGGCAGAACCACAGAGGGGACACAGAGgaggtttgttttgttctgtttttaaacttttttggcagcactgcaaggcctgtgggatcttatttccctgagcagggatcgaaccctcacctcCTGCAACAGAATCACGGAATTCCTAAGAGAAgtttgagttaaaaaaataacaataaaaataataaaaaaacaacctGCCTTTGGAGCCTTCCTAGCTGTGTATATCTGCAACACAGCATCTCTGAGCCTTTGACCTCTCATCTCTAAAACGGGGGCAGTGATTCCCAATTTGTAGGAGTGCATTGGAAATCAGTGAGTGAGTATTAAGCATGTAGCACATGAGAGAAAACCCCTATGTGTCCCTTAGCAAGAGGCTGATGAAGCAAATTATAGTTCATCCCCCAGTGAAATACCCTAAAAATAATGAGGACACTGAAGGATGTATGGGGTGGTACCTGGCGTGTGCAGTCTACCTTGAAATGCTCCAAAAGTAacgtggatggatgggtggatgaatagAGGGGTGGCTAGAGACATGTCAAACCTGATACAGCCAAACACCGATGGTAGGATGCAAGCGTGGGTACACGGTTGCTTGTAGCACAACCCTGTCACCTTTACTGCATGTTGaagttttccataataaaatattaGGGGAAATtcttatgaaatgaaaagaaagaaagaaggagggaaggagaaaaagagaaaggaagagagaaaggatgggagggagcaaggaaggaaaagaaagaagaaaggaagggacatTCCCTGAAGGCAGGACCATGCGTTTCCCAACAGTGCTACAGAAATAACCTCCCAGACACATTACATGAAGAAAGAATGGAGGTGGTCATttgcatgaaaaaatattttttaagaggtGACTTTTAGACAaagagaatatttctttttttttttaatctttgggtCACActgcatggcctgtgggatctgagttgccttgactagggatcgaacccacgcccctgCGTTagcagtgtggagtcttaatcactggaccaccagaaaagtgcCTGAATAGAATATTTCTAACAAGACCAAAAGGGAACTGGCAACACAGGTTGTCTTCAGAGAGGGAGAATGAGGGACTGGGGgaaaagggtgggagggagacttttttcccaatgaatattctttGCACATTTTGAATTTGTATGTCATGCACCTGTTTACCTGTTCAAAGGTTCAGGGCTTATACAtggtctggcacatagtaagcacttgaTCAACTGTTACACCCATTTTATGGAAATTTTCATTCAATGGATAGTTATTGAGGTGCTCCTGCATGCCGGCCACATGCTGGGGATGAAGTGATAAGGACTAGGTCCTCATGGTGGGGGAACTAAGCAaaggcaataaataaaataaatccagattGTGACAAGTgctacagagacagagagacaaaaacaAGGTGAAAATAGGCGAGGTAAGTTATATGGAAAGCGTAGTCAAGGAAGGCTTTCAGGAGGAGGTGACATGTTGGCCAAGACCTGAGAGATTCCCAAGCCCATACTGGGaagaagttgggggtgggggtaggtacatctcagagagagagaacagcacgtgcaaaggccctggggctggaAAGGATACATGGGTCACAGGAATGGAAAGAAGGCATAGTGACTGGAACCTGGAGACTCACAGTGCGTTTGGAGAGATGGGAAGCACCAGGTCATGCAGGCCTTGGAGTGTGTATTTTGTAGCCATTGGGGGGTCAGTATGCATGTgtgtcagtcgcttcagtcatgttcgactctttgagaacacatggactgcagcctgccaggcttctcagtccatgggattctccaagcaagtattactggagtgggttgccatttcctcctccaggggatcttcccgacccagggattcaaccaaaGGAGTCTCTGgcatggtaggtggattctttaccgctgagccattggggaaacccAGAAGGTCAGCAGGGCAGCAATATGATCTGATTTGTATTTAAAAGCCCACGTTAACTGCCAGGTGAGGGCAGATTAAGGAGGCAGGAAGACTGacaagaggctcagagagatgcaggtacttgcccaagttcacacggACTATAAATAACAGatccaggactcaaacccagatcTTGCTGGGGAAAAATTGTGCTTGAAGAGCTCTTCCTTAAACAGGGGGTGACAACTAAGGATGAAAGAGAAGCCAGAGCCCAGAGGTCCATTTGGACCCCAAAATAGCCAGGGGCAGAGACCCAGCAGGAGAGGGGCCAGTTGATCCTGGGCAATCAGCTTCCTCCCTGTGTCACTACGGAGCAGGAGtgaggggagaggtgggaggaCTCCCAAGCCCAGGCCGAGCAGACAGGAATCAACAAGGGAAGCAACTGGAAGCCATCCCAGGTTTTAGAGCTAAGGCAGGGCCAGGAGTCAAGCAAGGCTTGGTCAGATCAGACAGTGGGGATGGCGAGGAGGGTGttggggagggatggggtgggggctcACTCACGTCTTTTCTGACTTTTCTGCCCTGCTTCCTCCAGCACCTCCACACTCTCGCTGATTATTTCTTCCAATCCTATGTGCTCGACTTTGGGGAAAAACCAAAGACACCAACACATAGTCAGTAGATGTCCAAGGTGAGGCCCCATTGACACTCCGTTGGGAGGGAATGTGATCACTCATTGAGGGTGGTCCTCGGGTATTACAGTGCTCCCCCAGGAACAAGGAAGGAAATGCAGGCTGAGCCAAGAACTGCCCGCCCCCGCCCAccaagggacagttagggagtttgagatcacatgtacacactgctatatttaaaatggataaccaacaagaacctactgtatagcacacggaactttgctcaatgttatgtggcagcttggatgggagggggctttgggggagaatgggtatatggctgagtcccttcactgtccacctgaaactatcacaacattgttaatcagctgtactctaacatacaaagtgaaagtgaaagtcgctcagttgcatccaactctttgcgaccccgtggactgtagcccaccaggctcctctctccatggaattctccaggcaagaatactggagtgggtagccattctcttctccaggggatcttcccaacccagggatcaaacctaggtctcctgcatcgcaggcagattctttactggccaagccagcagggaaactaatataaaataaaaagttaaaaagacaaCAAGAACTGGTCAACTTACTGAAAATGTCTTTGCTCAGGCCCTCCAGCTGGGTGTCCTGGAAGACGTACTGGTCCAATTCCGCTGCCCAGACAAGAAAAAGCATCGTCAATCAACTATTTCTCACCAAATGCTTACTGTATGCCTGGCCTTGGACTGGGCATCAGGGAACTGTGACCCTTCAGACTTGGCACACACTGGGGTTCAATAAATGTGTGCTGAACGAATGAtcaaatgaatgaaggaagactGAAGCTTCATGGGCTCTTAATCTAATTAAAGGCATGATATATATCCATGCAAACTTTTCTATTGCTATAAAGCAGTACATTGCAGCATAGCAGAGTtgtcttgaaagtgaagtgaaagtcactcagtcatgtctgactctttggaaccccatggactgtacagattctttaccagctgagccaccagggaagcccagagttgtCAGGGGTTTGAGTTTAAATTCCAGCTCTACTCCCCTCACCCCACTAGCTGTACAATCTTAGgtctacttaacctctctgggcccctgtttcctcatctgtgtaatGAGAATAAATAGTACCTACAACCCAGGGATGGATGGTGAGGATTGGAGGCTCTGCATTTAAAGCAATCAACGCAGTAGCTGGGATAGAGTGAACActcaataaagtgaaagtgttagtggttcagtcatgtgtggttctttgcaaccccaagtgctatagcctgctgggctcctctgttcatggaattctccaggcaagtatcctggagtgagtagccttcccTTTCTGGTTAATTACATGAAGTGGAGCATGTCTTATAGCCAAGGGAAAGATAGCTATCATAGTAAGAGGTAAGAGGAGGGTGTATTTTGGGTTGGGGTAGTCAGGGAGGGTTTCCCAGAGGCAGGGATCCTGGAGCCAGACCTTGAAAGATGGGGGGGCAGAGTCTGAGAGATGAAAGtagagggcttcctgggtagtgGG
Encoded proteins:
- the CIITA gene encoding MHC class II transactivator isoform X5, which encodes MNHFQTILSQVRMLLSSHRPNQVQELLDNLLAEELLSREYHYALLHESDGEALARKISLTLLEKGDPDLALLGWIWSGLQAPTAERDPSYKDPGGSGQCPTMELGPLEGSYLELLNSSADPLQLYHLYDRMDLTGEEEIELCSEPDTDTINCEQFSRLLCDMEGDEETREAYANIAELDQYVFQDTQLEGLSKDIFIEHIGLEEIISESVEVLEEAGQKSQKRPFPEELPVDLKHRKLAEPLTMPVVTGTFLVGPVSDSLVQPCPPPPALFNTEPASSQTRLKDAAPPSSSLLSCLSLPAGPIQIIPTLPTLPQGLWPISGTGTGVSSILIYQSEMPPASQTPPSSGPAVQSLPKSPDRPGSASPFAPSAADLPSMPEPALTSRAGLTEDEMSPSKCPAAGGASSKLPKWPESVEQFYQSLRDKYQAQPTSPEGTLVETDLVRVRLEKSSGKSQERELATLDWAERQPARGGLAEVLLAASDCQQPRETRVIAVLGKAGHGKSHWARAVSRAWAHGQLPQYDFVFCVPCHRLDRPGTSYRLQDLLSSLGPQPLPVDDEVLSYIARRPNRILLILDGFEDLEAHDGSLHSAGGPGSAEPRSLRGLLGGLLQRKLLRGCTLLLTAWPRGRLAQSLSKVDALFEVAGFSVQQAEAYVRRYFELEGTAEHQERALALLQAQPFLLSHSHSPTVCRAVCQLAEALLQRSDGAQLPSTLTGLYVGLLGPAARDGPPGALAELARLAWELGRAHQRALKAGCLLSAEARAWAAAQGWLRPTPGAPETELAFSSFLLQCFLGAVWLALSGEIKDKELPQYLALTPRKKRPYDNWLEGVPRFLVGLVFQPRAGCLGALAGPAAATSADRKQKVLTRYLKRLQPGTLQAGRLLELLHCAHEALDPGLWQHVLQGLPAHLSFLGTRLTPPDTHVLGSALEAAGQDFSLDLRSTGVDASGLGSLVGLSCVTRFRLGPVLGPQVFPKLVKILEAFTSLQHLDLDSLSENKIGDEGVAQLSATFPQLKALETLNLSQNNITDVGACKLAEALPALAASLLRLSLYNNCICDAGAESLAHALPDMVSLRVLDVQYNKFTAAGAQQLAAGLRKCPQVKTLAMWTPTIPFGVQEHLQQLDPRIILR
- the CIITA gene encoding MHC class II transactivator isoform X1: MNHFQTILSQVRMLLSSHRPNQVQELLDNLLAEELLSREYHYALLHESDGEALARKISLTLLEKGDPDLALLGWIWSGLQAPTAERDPSYKDPGGSGQCPTMELGPLEGSYLELLNSSADPLQLYHLYDRMDLTGEEEIELCSEPDTDTINCEQFSRLLCDMEGDEETREAYANIAELDQYVFQDTQLEGLSKDIFIEHIGLEEIISESVEVLEEAGQKSQKRPFPEELPVDLKHRKLAEPLTMPVVTGTFLVGPVSDSLVQPCPPPPALFNTEPASSQTRLKDAAPPSSSLLSCLSLPAGPIQIIPTLPTLPQGLWPISGTGTGVSSILIYQSEMPPASQTPPSSGPAVQSLPKSPDRPGSASPFAPSAADLPSMPEPALTSRAGLTEDEMSPSKCPAAGGASSKLPKWPESVEQFYQSLRDKYQAQPTSPEGTLVETDLVRVRLEKSSGKSQERELATLDWAERQPARGGLAEVLLAASDCQQPRETRVIAVLGKAGHGKSHWARAVSRAWAHGQLPQYDFVFCVPCHRLDRPGTSYRLQDLLSSLGPQPLPVDDEVLSYIARRPNRILLILDGFEDLEAHDGSLHSAGGPGSAEPRSLRGLLGGLLQRKLLRGCTLLLTAWPRGRLAQSLSKVDALFEVAGFSVQQAEAYVRRYFELEGTAEHQERALALLQAQPFLLSHSHSPTVCRAVCQLAEALLQRSDGAQLPSTLTGLYVGLLGPAARDGPPGALAELARLAWELGRAHQRALKAGCLLSAEARAWAAAQGWLRPTPGAPETELAFSSFLLQCFLGAVWLALSGEIKDKELPQYLALTPRKKRPYDNWLEGVPRFLVGLVFQPRAGCLGALAGPAAATSADRKQKVLTRYLKRLQPGTLQAGRLLELLHCAHEALDPGLWQHVLQGLPAHLSFLGTRLTPPDTHVLGSALEAAGQDFSLDLRSTGVDASGLGSLVGLSCVTRFRAALSDTVELWESLQQRGEAKLLRAVEEKFTIEPFKAKSMKDVEDLGNLVQIQRTRSSSEAAAGELPAVRDLKKLEFALGPVLGPQVFPKLVKILEAFTSLQHLDLDSLSENKIGDEGVAQLSATFPQLKALETLNLSQNNITDVGACKLAEALPALAASLLRLSLYNNCICDAGAESLAHALPDMVSLRVLDVQYNKFTAAGAQQLAAGLRKCPQVKTLAMWTPTIPFGVQEHLQQLDPRIILR
- the CIITA gene encoding MHC class II transactivator isoform X4; this encodes MRCLAPRPAGSYLPEPQGSGQCPTMELGPLEGSYLELLNSSADPLQLYHLYDRMDLTGEEEIELCSEPDTDTINCEQFSRLLCDMEGDEETREAYANIAELDQYVFQDTQLEGLSKDIFIEHIGLEEIISESVEVLEEAGQKSQKRPFPEELPVDLKHRKLAEPLTMPVVTGTFLVGPVSDSLVQPCPPPPALFNTEPASSQTRLKDAAPPSSSLLSCLSLPAGPIQIIPTLPTLPQGLWPISGTGTGVSSILIYQSEMPPASQTPPSSGPAVQSLPKSPDRPGSASPFAPSAADLPSMPEPALTSRAGLTEDEMSPSKCPAAGGASSKLPKWPESVEQFYQSLRDKYQAQPTSPEGTLVETDLVRVRLEKSSGKSQERELATLDWAERQPARGGLAEVLLAASDCQQPRETRVIAVLGKAGHGKSHWARAVSRAWAHGQLPQYDFVFCVPCHRLDRPGTSYRLQDLLSSLGPQPLPVDDEVLSYIARRPNRILLILDGFEDLEAHDGSLHSAGGPGSAEPRSLRGLLGGLLQRKLLRGCTLLLTAWPRGRLAQSLSKVDALFEVAGFSVQQAEAYVRRYFELEGTAEHQERALALLQAQPFLLSHSHSPTVCRAVCQLAEALLQRSDGAQLPSTLTGLYVGLLGPAARDGPPGALAELARLAWELGRAHQRALKAGCLLSAEARAWAAAQGWLRPTPGAPETELAFSSFLLQCFLGAVWLALSGEIKDKELPQYLALTPRKKRPYDNWLEGVPRFLVGLVFQPRAGCLGALAGPAAATSADRKQKVLTRYLKRLQPGTLQAGRLLELLHCAHEALDPGLWQHVLQGLPAHLSFLGTRLTPPDTHVLGSALEAAGQDFSLDLRSTGVDASGLGSLVGLSCVTRFRAALSDTVELWESLQQRGEAKLLRAVEEKFTIEPFKAKSMKDVEDLGNLVQIQRTRSSSEAAAGELPAVRDLKKLEFALGPVLGPQVFPKLVKILEAFTSLQHLDLDSLSENKIGDEGVAQLSATFPQLKALETLNLSQNNITDVGACKLAEALPALAASLLRLSLYNNCICDAGAESLAHALPDMVSLRVLDVQYNKFTAAGAQQLAAGLRKCPQVKTLAMWTPTIPFGVQEHLQQLDPRIILR